From the Winogradskyella forsetii genome, the window GTGATTCAGAAAAATGGATTAGACATGATTTATGGGTAGAAACTGAATTTGATACCGATGGCGATGGAGAACCAGATCGCATGCACGTGGCTGTAACGCGACCAGAACAAACCGAAACCGAAGATTTAAAATTACCCGTAATCTATGTATCCAGTCCTTATTTTGCAGGTGTTGCAGCCGATGCTCCAGGCACTATGTGGGATGTCAATATTGAATTGGGAGGAACGGCAAAAGAACGCTTTCATCCTGAGGTTAAACGTCGCGGACAACGTCCAATTATTTCAAACTCCCATATTGGAAAATGGGTACCGAGAGGCTATATCGTAGTTCATTCCTCTTCGCCAGGCACAGGATTATCAGACGGTGCACCAACCATTGGTGGAAAAAACGAATCTTTAGCTCCAAAAGCAGTGATCGACTGGTTATGCGGACGTGCAAAAGGGTATACTGAAAGAGAGGGCAACGACCAAGTAGAAGCTTATTGGTCAACAGGAAAAATTGGTATGACAGGTACGTCTTATAACGGAACATTACCTTTGGCGGCGGCAACTACAGGTGTTGAAGGTCTAGAAGCCATCATTCCTATTGCACCAAATACGTCTTACTATCATTACTATCGTTCTAATGGCTTAGTACGCTCTCCTGGTGGTTATTTAGGTGAAGATATTGATGTACTTTATGACTTTGTGCATAGTGGCAAAGAAGAAAATCGTCCTTACAATAATAAAACTGTTAGAGATACCGAAATGAAAAATGGTATGGATAGAGAAACTGGCGATTATAATGAGTTTTGGTCAGGAAGAGATTATCTCAATCAGATGGATAAAATGAAAGCCGCCTTATTGATGTCTCACGGCTTTAATGATTGGAATGTAATGCCAGAACATAGTTACCGCATCTATAAAACCGCCAAAGAAAAGGGATTGCCAACCCAAATTTACTATCATCAACTAGGACATGGTGGTCCACCTCCTATCTCAATGATGAATCGATGGTTTACCAAATATCTTCATGGCATTGATAATGGTGTAGAAAAAGAAGAAAACAAAGCTTACATTGTAAGAGAGCAAGATGATACCCAACAACCAACGGCTTATAAAGATTATCCAAATCCTGAAGCTTCTAATGTAACGCTTAATTTGACTGCAGGAGGCACAATGTCTGGTGGTTTAACGCTTAATTCCAGTTCAGTAAAATCTGAAACTCTAACTGATGATGCAACAATTTCTGGTAGTGATCTCGCTAAAGTAGCTTACTCAAAAAACAGATTGTTATACGTAACCCCTAAATTAAAAGATGACCTTCATATTTCGGGAGTTCCAAAAGTGAGCATCACGTTATCTAGTAATCATGAAAGCGCAAATCTTTCGGTTTGGTTAGTATCTTTACCTTGGCAAGAAGGAGGAAAAATTACTGATAATATTATTACACGTGGTTGGGCAGATCCTAAAAATTACAAGTCTTTAACCAAAGAAGAAGATCTTGAACCAAGAAAATTCTATACCGTTAATTTTGATTTACAACCAGATGATCAAATTATTAAAGCCGGACAACAAATTGGATTTATGATTTTTTCAAGTGATAAAGAATTTACTCTTCATCCAAAAGCGGGAACAGAACTGACCGTTCAATTAGATGAAACAACATTGACTTTACCCTTTGTTGGTGGAAAAGATGCTTTTACCAAGGCAACTCATTAAACTATTTGCTTTTTCTAAAAGGTAATTTTTAATTTGAGAGAATACTAAGAGAAGGGATTTTTCTAATTTTTATCTTCCAGCATAGGCACAAACCTAAAATCTCCAAACTCATGTTTTTCAAAATCTTTTGGTCCTTTTCTTATGAATAAGGTCATTACCTGCACATCATCTCCTACTGGAATAACCAAACGTCCACCAATTGCCAGTTGACTCAATAACGGATTTGGCACATAAGGTGCACCTGCCGTGACAATAATGCTTTGAAAAGGCGCTTCGTCTGGCAAACCTTTATAGCCATCACCAAAAATGAGCTTTTTAGCCCTGTACCCTATTTTTGGTAAAAACTTTGAGGTTTTCTTAAAGAGTTCTTGCTGACGTTCAATACTATATACCTTCGCTCCAAGTTCTAAAAGTACGGCCGTTTGGTAACCACTTCCTGTTCCAATTTCCAATACTTTATCTCCTTGCTGTACTTGTAGTAATTCAGATTGGAAACCAACCGTATAAGGTTGGGAAATCGTTTGATCCGCGGCAATCGGAAATGCCTTATCTACATAAGCATGATCTATAAAACCAGAATCCATAAACAAATGTCTCGGAATTTTGCCAACAGCCTTAAGGACTCCTTTATCTTTAATACCTTTTTTGATCAGCGTTTCAACAAGTTGTTGGCGCATCCCTTGATGCTTAAATGTATCTTTCAAAGCGTAGTTTAGTTTCTGTAAAAATACTTTAAAAAAAATCAAACTTCAAATTCATAAGTTTTCATTTTTTTCATACAGAGCTGCAAAGGCGCAAAGCTATACGTGCTTAATTATAGTATAAAATTTTGTATATTTTGTCGATTATCTAAGCCTCAAATCATTAAGCCCAGTTTCATTACTTTTTTCTTTGCGGATTCCGCTTTGCGCCTTTGCGGCTCTGCGTAAAATTTCAAACTTCCTGCTTCAATCTTCGTGCTTCAAGCTTACAGCTTCCCTGTTATCAATTCCTCAGTATTTTACATTTTCTTTTTCAATTTTTGAACGAAAACGACTATTTTTGTTAAAAACAGAAAAACATGCTAAAAGCTGGTGTTCTTGGTGCTGGTCACCTTGGGAAAATTCATTTAAGACTACTCAATCAATCCAACAAATATGACCTTGTCGGTTTTTACGATGCGGATACTGAAAATGCTAAACGTGTGGTAGAGGAGTTTGGCTATACCTATTTTGACTCTATTGATGATTTAATTGATGCCGTTGATGTCGTGGATATTGTAACGCCTACGCTTTCGCATTACGATTGTGCCAAATTAGCCATTAATAAAGGCAAACATATTTTCATCGAAAAACCCATTACCAATACGGTTGAAGAAGCCGAAACCATTAGAACTTTGGTTGCAGAGCATGGCGTTAAAGGTCAAGTTGGACATGTGGAACGATTTAACCCTGCATTTATCGGTGTTAAGGATCAGATTGTCAATCCGATGTTTATAGAATGTCACAGATTAGCAGAATTTAATCCTCGTGGCACAGATGTTCCAGTGGTTTTAGATTTAATGATTCACGATATTGATATTATATTGAGTGTCGTTCAATCTCCTGTAAAGCATATTTCTGCAAGTGGTGTTTCTGTGGTTAGTGAAACTCCAGATATTGCCAATGCTCGAATTGAATTTAAAAATGGATGTGTGGCGAATTTAACAGCCAGTAGAATTTCCTTAAAGAACATGCGGAAAACGAGATTCTTTCAAAAAGATGCGTATATCTCAGTAGATTTCCTCGAAAAGAAATGCGAAGTCGTAAAGATGAAAGATGCACCAGAAGATCCAGGTGATTTCGATATGATACTTCAAAATGCGGAAGGTATTAAAAAACAAATTTATTTCGACAATCCAGATATAGCAAATAACAACGCTATTTTAGATGAGCTGGAAACCTTTGCTGATGCCATTAATAACAATACAAAACCTATTGTAACGTTGCATGATGGCACAGAAGCATTAAGGGTTGCGAATATGATTATTAATCAGTTTTAGTCCCTTTTTGACTTTTTCCCTAAGGGAAAAACACTCAAACTCTAGAAAAAAACAATCGAATATATTAACATAACAGTTTCCTTTCCTTCGGAAAGGATTAAGGATAGGATATGAAAAACATAGCAGTAATAGGTGCAGGAACTATGGGAAATGGAATTGCCCATACCTTTGCACAATCAGGATTTAAAGTACAATTAATTGATATTAGCGAAGCGTCTCTAAAACGAGGCATGGATACCATTTCCAGAAATTTAGATAGAATGGTTGCTAAAGAAAAAATTAGCGAAGCCGATAAATCGGATACTTTAGGCAACATCAAAACATTTACTAATACAGAAGAAGGTGTTAAAAATGCAGACTTAGTTGTGGAAGCAGCAACTGAAAATCTTGATTTAAAACTAAAAATATTTAAGCAGTTAAATGAGGTTTGCAATGAAAACGCCATTTTAGCAACGAACACGTCTTCAATATCAATAACTCAAATTGCAGCCGTAACATCACGACCGGAAAAAGTAATTGGAATGCACTTTATGAACCCAGTTCCTATTATGAAATTGGTGGAGATCATACGTGGTTATAGTACAAGCGACGAAGTGACTTCTACCATCATGGAATTATCTAAAACTTTAGGTAAAACACCAACTGAAGTCAATGATTATCCAGGTTTTGTTGCCAATAGAATCTTAATGCCAATGATTAATGAATCTATTGAAACACTTTACAATGGCGTTGCTGGTGTTGAAGAAATCGATACGGTTATGAAATTAGGCATGGCACATCCCATGGGTCCTTTACAACTCGCTGATTTTATTGGTTTAGATGTGTGTTTATCCATTTTGAATGTGATGTACGATGGTTTTAAGAATCCGAAATATGCACCATGTCCGTTGTTAGTGAATATGGTAATGGCAGGAAAATTAGGTATTAAGTCGGGAGAGGGTTTTTATGATTATGCTGAGAGCCGGAAAGCTGATAAAATTGCTAAGCAATTTTCTAAGTAAAAAGTGTGGAGTGTGGAGTAAATATGATTAATTAAAAAGATTTAGATGAAAGTACAGGATTTAATCGCATATAAAAAAAGTTTTAAATTGTCGATGGATATTTTTCATC encodes:
- a CDS encoding Xaa-Pro dipeptidyl-peptidase: MTFSLKLSRILSFALFFSFIGYSQNSTEKAIPIFKDGEAQILEAFSDSEKWIRHDLWVETEFDTDGDGEPDRMHVAVTRPEQTETEDLKLPVIYVSSPYFAGVAADAPGTMWDVNIELGGTAKERFHPEVKRRGQRPIISNSHIGKWVPRGYIVVHSSSPGTGLSDGAPTIGGKNESLAPKAVIDWLCGRAKGYTEREGNDQVEAYWSTGKIGMTGTSYNGTLPLAAATTGVEGLEAIIPIAPNTSYYHYYRSNGLVRSPGGYLGEDIDVLYDFVHSGKEENRPYNNKTVRDTEMKNGMDRETGDYNEFWSGRDYLNQMDKMKAALLMSHGFNDWNVMPEHSYRIYKTAKEKGLPTQIYYHQLGHGGPPPISMMNRWFTKYLHGIDNGVEKEENKAYIVREQDDTQQPTAYKDYPNPEASNVTLNLTAGGTMSGGLTLNSSSVKSETLTDDATISGSDLAKVAYSKNRLLYVTPKLKDDLHISGVPKVSITLSSNHESANLSVWLVSLPWQEGGKITDNIITRGWADPKNYKSLTKEEDLEPRKFYTVNFDLQPDDQIIKAGQQIGFMIFSSDKEFTLHPKAGTELTVQLDETTLTLPFVGGKDAFTKATH
- a CDS encoding protein-L-isoaspartate(D-aspartate) O-methyltransferase yields the protein MKDTFKHQGMRQQLVETLIKKGIKDKGVLKAVGKIPRHLFMDSGFIDHAYVDKAFPIAADQTISQPYTVGFQSELLQVQQGDKVLEIGTGSGYQTAVLLELGAKVYSIERQQELFKKTSKFLPKIGYRAKKLIFGDGYKGLPDEAPFQSIIVTAGAPYVPNPLLSQLAIGGRLVIPVGDDVQVMTLFIRKGPKDFEKHEFGDFRFVPMLEDKN
- a CDS encoding Gfo/Idh/MocA family protein, with the translated sequence MLKAGVLGAGHLGKIHLRLLNQSNKYDLVGFYDADTENAKRVVEEFGYTYFDSIDDLIDAVDVVDIVTPTLSHYDCAKLAINKGKHIFIEKPITNTVEEAETIRTLVAEHGVKGQVGHVERFNPAFIGVKDQIVNPMFIECHRLAEFNPRGTDVPVVLDLMIHDIDIILSVVQSPVKHISASGVSVVSETPDIANARIEFKNGCVANLTASRISLKNMRKTRFFQKDAYISVDFLEKKCEVVKMKDAPEDPGDFDMILQNAEGIKKQIYFDNPDIANNNAILDELETFADAINNNTKPIVTLHDGTEALRVANMIINQF
- a CDS encoding 3-hydroxyacyl-CoA dehydrogenase family protein produces the protein MKNIAVIGAGTMGNGIAHTFAQSGFKVQLIDISEASLKRGMDTISRNLDRMVAKEKISEADKSDTLGNIKTFTNTEEGVKNADLVVEAATENLDLKLKIFKQLNEVCNENAILATNTSSISITQIAAVTSRPEKVIGMHFMNPVPIMKLVEIIRGYSTSDEVTSTIMELSKTLGKTPTEVNDYPGFVANRILMPMINESIETLYNGVAGVEEIDTVMKLGMAHPMGPLQLADFIGLDVCLSILNVMYDGFKNPKYAPCPLLVNMVMAGKLGIKSGEGFYDYAESRKADKIAKQFSK